In the Thermococcus sp. MAR1 genome, one interval contains:
- a CDS encoding triphosphoribosyl-dephospho-CoA synthase — translation MERWRIVRAFTLGPLIEAAVPKPGNVNRFRDFDDLTFYHFLFADTAVTGVYYEAVKTAELLRKGILEPKEAGLGELIKRAVGASREAQDANPNFGIIALSLPLIMGLAMGRNMLDARKKAKLLIEESTVRDTMELYRAIRIANPKGIPSGVKYDVYSDDSFRELFQDGINLARLAEMSCERELIFCEWLDGYELSYSTFGRLYELIKELPLEDAVVMAFIELLARNIDTLIARKAGLEEAKLVREKAKALLAGELSLEEFDAFLRERGDLRNPGSLADVMAVSLSLLVLRGLRIELRNGRVWGLFHK, via the coding sequence ATGGAGCGGTGGAGAATAGTCCGAGCCTTCACCCTCGGTCCCCTCATCGAGGCGGCCGTTCCGAAGCCGGGCAACGTGAATCGCTTTAGGGACTTCGACGACCTCACCTTCTACCACTTCCTCTTCGCCGACACGGCCGTTACGGGGGTTTACTACGAGGCCGTGAAGACGGCGGAACTTCTGAGAAAGGGCATACTGGAACCAAAGGAAGCCGGTCTGGGCGAGCTGATAAAGCGTGCCGTTGGGGCATCGCGCGAGGCCCAGGACGCCAACCCCAACTTTGGCATCATCGCCCTATCGCTTCCCCTCATCATGGGGCTGGCAATGGGCCGCAACATGCTCGATGCGAGGAAAAAAGCGAAACTGCTGATAGAGGAATCAACCGTCAGGGACACGATGGAGCTCTACCGGGCGATAAGGATAGCCAACCCCAAGGGAATCCCGAGCGGGGTAAAGTACGATGTTTACAGTGACGATTCCTTCAGGGAGCTTTTCCAGGACGGGATAAACTTGGCTAGACTCGCCGAGATGAGCTGTGAAAGGGAACTCATCTTCTGCGAGTGGCTCGACGGATACGAGCTGAGTTACTCCACCTTCGGAAGGCTCTACGAGCTGATAAAGGAGCTCCCGCTGGAGGACGCCGTCGTGATGGCCTTCATCGAACTTTTGGCCAGGAACATCGACACGCTGATAGCCAGAAAGGCCGGCCTTGAGGAGGCGAAGCTCGTTCGGGAGAAGGCAAAAGCCCTTCTCGCAGGGGAGCTGAGCCTTGAGGAGTTCGATGCCTTCCTGCGCGAAAGGGGCGACCTGAGAAACCCTGGAAGCCTGGCGGACGTTATGGCCGTCTCTCTCAGCCTGCTCGTTCTCAGGGGATTAAGGATAGAATTGAGAAACGGGAGGGTCTGGGGGCTGTTTCATAAATGA
- a CDS encoding GTP-binding protein, which translates to MPTNVTAEYLAAEEEYRNAKTIPEKIRALEKMYATVPKHKGTEKLRLQIKRKLAELRKELEKQRQMKKGGGGPSMSVRKEGAAQIVLAGLPNVGKSSLMKALTNVDIDVADYAFTTVEPIPGMMHHKDVQIQLVEVPGLVEGAALGKGMGPQLLSVVRNADAIAIVVDLSQDPVKQMETLLKEFERAGIKLNKRRPRVEIKRTAMGGIVINGQENIKGDISEVMKMLREERIHSAEITVKEPVTLEDFADALDESLVWRRAIIIANKGDAPGSRENYEKLVEAYGDRFKIIPVSAKRKIQLDKLKDELYELAGIIRVFTKSPGEEPAYPPVPLKKGSTVMDLAERIHKDFAKNFRYARVWGRSVKFPGQRVGADHVLEDGDIVEIHAR; encoded by the coding sequence ATGCCAACCAACGTAACAGCGGAATACCTAGCGGCGGAGGAGGAGTACAGAAACGCCAAGACTATTCCAGAGAAGATTCGGGCCCTCGAAAAGATGTACGCCACTGTGCCAAAGCACAAGGGGACGGAAAAGCTCAGACTCCAGATAAAGCGAAAGCTCGCTGAGTTAAGGAAGGAGCTGGAGAAGCAGCGTCAGATGAAAAAAGGCGGCGGCGGGCCGTCGATGTCGGTGAGGAAGGAAGGCGCGGCACAGATAGTCCTTGCCGGCCTGCCCAACGTCGGAAAGAGCTCACTCATGAAGGCTTTAACCAACGTGGATATAGACGTGGCGGACTACGCATTCACTACGGTTGAACCGATACCGGGCATGATGCACCACAAGGATGTCCAGATACAGCTCGTTGAGGTTCCGGGCCTCGTTGAAGGGGCGGCCCTTGGAAAGGGAATGGGACCCCAGCTCCTCAGCGTCGTAAGAAACGCTGATGCGATAGCCATCGTGGTCGACCTCTCCCAAGACCCTGTGAAGCAGATGGAAACCCTTCTCAAGGAGTTCGAGAGGGCTGGAATAAAGCTGAACAAGCGCCGCCCGAGGGTTGAGATAAAGAGGACAGCAATGGGCGGAATCGTCATCAACGGTCAGGAGAACATCAAGGGGGACATCAGCGAAGTCATGAAGATGCTCAGGGAAGAAAGAATTCACTCAGCGGAGATAACGGTTAAGGAGCCCGTAACGCTGGAGGACTTCGCAGACGCTTTGGATGAAAGCCTCGTCTGGAGGAGGGCGATAATCATAGCCAACAAGGGCGACGCCCCCGGGAGCAGGGAGAACTACGAGAAGCTCGTTGAAGCCTACGGGGACAGGTTCAAGATAATCCCCGTCTCGGCGAAGAGGAAGATACAGCTGGACAAGCTCAAGGACGAGCTCTATGAGCTGGCAGGGATTATTCGCGTCTTCACTAAGAGCCCCGGGGAGGAGCCGGCCTACCCACCGGTGCCGCTGAAGAAGGGTTCAACGGTTATGGATCTGGCGGAGAGGATCCACAAGGACTTCGCCAAGAACTTCCGCTATGCCAGAGTCTGGGGCAGGAGCGTCAAGTTCCCGGGCCAGCGCGTTGGTGCCGACCACGTGCTTGAGGACGGGGATATAGTGGAGATTCACGCTCGTTAG
- a CDS encoding sodium/proline symporter, whose amino-acid sequence MNSGILFGFLVYLALLAYIGWWANRYTKTEDQYFVGGRRVHVLAATLSDKASDFSGWLMLGYPGAAFSSGLGAFWAGIGCLFGTLADYVLIGPRLRIYAGKFRAITVPDYLEARLKDDTKLIRILSALIIVIFMTAYVAAQFTAGGKTFAEGFGISDNTGILITVIILTAYVITGGFFAVVWTDVVQAMFMLLTLLIVPFLALSRVGGFEKATQIIASADPAKLHPFGGATGLAAIVFAIGYASWIVGYLGQPHIVTRYMSVEDPRKLRRPGIFISGTWTILVLWGAFFVGFLGFAMYQAGILSVSDPEKVIPAMAVELMPGWLAGFVIAGIISAVMSTADSQLLVASSAIARDFYHKVLGKEVGKKQMVNISRLVVFGVALVGLWFAISGPKVIYQMVATAWGGLAVGFGPILVLSLWWKRATKEGAIVGMAYGLISEVIFEAKIYGWAFNPDAPGFFGTIGGWFNGIPVFFINFFVTLIVIIIVSLLTKPPEDVVRLHEEIFRKVPVETGRKSITETRAKSQVENVAEFVLAKGIA is encoded by the coding sequence ATGAACAGCGGGATACTGTTTGGTTTTCTGGTGTATCTCGCACTGCTGGCGTACATAGGCTGGTGGGCCAACAGGTACACCAAAACAGAGGACCAGTACTTCGTTGGCGGAAGGAGGGTTCACGTTTTAGCTGCGACCCTCTCCGACAAGGCGAGCGACTTCTCCGGATGGCTGATGCTCGGTTATCCAGGTGCGGCCTTTTCCAGCGGTCTCGGTGCCTTCTGGGCAGGAATCGGCTGTCTCTTCGGTACCCTCGCCGATTACGTCCTCATTGGCCCGAGGCTGAGAATTTACGCGGGTAAATTCAGAGCCATAACCGTGCCCGACTACCTGGAGGCTCGTCTGAAAGACGACACCAAGCTGATAAGAATTCTGAGCGCACTGATAATCGTCATCTTCATGACAGCCTACGTTGCAGCCCAGTTCACGGCCGGAGGAAAGACCTTCGCCGAAGGTTTCGGCATAAGCGACAACACCGGAATCCTCATAACCGTCATCATCCTGACGGCCTACGTTATCACCGGTGGATTCTTCGCCGTCGTCTGGACCGACGTCGTTCAGGCGATGTTCATGCTGCTGACCCTCCTGATAGTTCCTTTCCTGGCCCTCTCAAGGGTTGGCGGTTTTGAGAAGGCCACTCAGATAATAGCCAGCGCCGACCCTGCGAAGCTGCATCCCTTCGGCGGTGCAACGGGTTTAGCGGCGATAGTCTTCGCCATAGGCTACGCCTCATGGATAGTCGGCTACCTGGGTCAGCCCCACATCGTCACCCGTTACATGAGCGTTGAGGACCCGAGGAAGCTCAGAAGGCCGGGTATCTTCATCAGCGGAACCTGGACGATACTCGTCCTCTGGGGTGCGTTCTTCGTCGGATTCCTGGGCTTCGCCATGTATCAGGCAGGAATTCTGAGCGTCAGCGACCCGGAGAAGGTCATTCCAGCGATGGCCGTTGAGCTGATGCCCGGCTGGTTGGCGGGCTTCGTCATAGCGGGTATTATCTCAGCCGTCATGAGTACAGCAGACTCACAGCTTTTGGTTGCTTCCTCGGCCATAGCCAGGGACTTCTACCACAAGGTCCTCGGAAAGGAAGTCGGCAAGAAGCAGATGGTTAACATCTCAAGGCTCGTCGTCTTCGGTGTCGCCCTCGTTGGCCTCTGGTTCGCCATAAGCGGCCCGAAGGTCATCTACCAGATGGTTGCTACAGCATGGGGTGGCTTAGCCGTCGGCTTTGGGCCGATACTAGTGCTCAGCCTCTGGTGGAAGAGGGCAACAAAAGAGGGAGCGATAGTCGGAATGGCCTACGGTCTCATCAGCGAGGTAATCTTCGAGGCAAAGATATACGGCTGGGCTTTCAACCCAGACGCTCCGGGCTTCTTCGGAACGATAGGCGGCTGGTTCAACGGCATACCGGTGTTCTTCATCAACTTCTTCGTAACACTGATAGTCATCATAATCGTCAGCCTTCTCACCAAGCCACCCGAGGACGTTGTCAGACTCCACGAGGAGATATTCAGGAAGGTTCCCGTTGAGACTGGAAGGAAGAGCATCACCGAGACCAGGGCCAAGAGCCAGGTCGAAAACGTCGCCGAGTTCGTCCTTGCCAAGGGAATCGCATGA
- the snatA gene encoding neutral amino acid NAAT transporter SnatA: MIGLVKHFVILYGGLFAITNPVGAVPVFLGVTHDLSWGQRREIAQKTATTVIVTLVVFALIGEWIFKFFGSSVDAFAIAGGILLFKMAMDMLSGRLSTVKISKEETEEFSEEVVTLEEVAIIPLAIPLISGPGAITTVMLYMAKSTSVPEKATVIASILAIGLTVWLILCSSNRIQRKLGRVGIKVMTRMMGLILTSMAVQMIINGIKGAFGI, translated from the coding sequence GTGATAGGGCTGGTCAAGCACTTCGTCATACTCTACGGCGGCCTGTTCGCAATAACGAACCCGGTCGGAGCGGTTCCAGTATTCCTCGGGGTTACCCACGACCTCTCCTGGGGCCAGAGACGGGAGATAGCACAAAAAACCGCCACCACTGTTATCGTGACCCTAGTCGTCTTCGCCCTCATAGGGGAGTGGATATTCAAGTTCTTCGGCTCGAGCGTCGATGCCTTCGCGATAGCCGGAGGAATTTTGCTCTTCAAGATGGCAATGGACATGCTCTCGGGCCGGCTCTCAACGGTCAAGATAAGCAAGGAGGAAACCGAAGAGTTCAGCGAGGAAGTGGTTACGCTGGAGGAGGTTGCCATAATCCCGCTCGCCATACCCCTTATCTCGGGCCCGGGTGCGATAACCACGGTCATGCTCTACATGGCCAAAAGCACTTCCGTTCCGGAAAAGGCGACGGTGATAGCGAGCATTCTCGCGATAGGCCTGACCGTCTGGCTGATTCTCTGCTCCTCCAACAGGATACAGAGGAAGCTCGGCAGGGTGGGAATAAAGGTCATGACCAGGATGATGGGTCTGATACTGACGTCCATGGCGGTGCAGATGATAATAAACGGCATCAAGGGGGCGTTTGGAATTTAA
- a CDS encoding radical SAM protein, with translation MYIRPFDPWKAKLCTCPFKYTLNVYTGCDHACVYCYITSYIPNAFRVRTKEGLLPKLERELRRFDRRHIIALSYSSDPYPTIERELGITRSVLKLFKHYDVRCLILTKSDIFERDLDVLSELKCAVGVTVTTVDERKAKLLEPNAPSPKARIRALKKAKDAGIPVYARIDPIIPFYTWEDFDETLDALSFVSHITVSTLKLRPDSRKRMFAKFPELMERLWPLYEKGERIGGYYYLPRELRFEILREAERKVLGKGITFGSCREGYRSFPSCDGSHLVPL, from the coding sequence ATGTACATCAGGCCCTTCGACCCCTGGAAGGCTAAGCTCTGCACCTGTCCGTTCAAGTACACCCTCAATGTGTACACCGGCTGTGACCACGCGTGCGTTTACTGCTACATAACCTCCTACATCCCCAACGCCTTCCGCGTGAGAACGAAGGAGGGGCTTCTTCCAAAACTGGAGCGTGAGTTAAGGCGTTTTGACCGGCGCCACATAATAGCGCTCTCCTACTCCTCCGACCCGTATCCAACGATTGAGCGTGAGCTGGGCATAACCAGGAGCGTTCTCAAGCTCTTCAAACACTACGACGTCCGCTGTCTGATCCTCACAAAGTCAGACATCTTCGAGCGAGACCTGGATGTTCTTAGCGAGCTTAAGTGCGCCGTCGGGGTAACCGTCACGACGGTGGACGAGAGAAAGGCCAAGCTTCTGGAACCCAACGCGCCTTCACCCAAGGCCAGGATACGGGCCCTCAAAAAGGCCAAGGATGCGGGTATTCCAGTTTACGCGAGGATAGACCCCATAATCCCCTTCTATACCTGGGAGGACTTCGATGAAACGCTCGACGCTTTAAGCTTTGTGAGCCACATCACCGTTTCGACCCTCAAGCTCAGGCCCGACTCAAGGAAGAGAATGTTCGCCAAGTTTCCGGAGCTGATGGAAAGGCTGTGGCCCCTTTACGAGAAGGGTGAGAGGATAGGGGGCTATTACTACCTGCCTCGCGAGTTGAGATTTGAAATCCTGAGGGAGGCGGAGAGGAAGGTTCTGGGGAAAGGAATCACGTTCGGTTCGTGTCGTGAAGGTTACCGCTCGTTTCCGAGCTGTGATGGCTCTCATCTTGTTCCTTTGTGA
- a CDS encoding OsmC family protein encodes MTEPVKGKVEWFKDYQFIGRIESDKCSVILGEGGISPMKLLLLSVAGCTTYDVVMILQKMREPIEGLEVEISGERREEHPKIYRKVHLHYRIYGDVKEEKAKRAIELSQDKYCSASAHMKLSGAEVTYSFEVIRG; translated from the coding sequence ATGACCGAACCCGTAAAAGGAAAGGTCGAGTGGTTCAAGGATTACCAGTTCATCGGCAGGATTGAAAGCGACAAATGCTCCGTCATACTTGGGGAGGGCGGCATAAGCCCCATGAAGCTCCTCCTTCTGAGCGTTGCCGGCTGCACCACCTATGACGTCGTCATGATTCTCCAGAAGATGCGCGAGCCTATTGAAGGTCTCGAAGTCGAGATTTCAGGCGAGAGGAGGGAGGAGCACCCGAAGATATACAGGAAAGTCCACCTCCACTACAGGATATACGGCGACGTGAAGGAGGAGAAGGCGAAGAGGGCGATAGAGCTGAGCCAGGACAAGTACTGCTCGGCCTCGGCCCACATGAAGCTAAGCGGCGCTGAAGTTACGTATTCATTCGAGGTAATCAGGGGTTAG
- a CDS encoding Lrp/AsnC family transcriptional regulator has translation MRTGLDDIDRKILAILQKNSRTPLREISKEVNLAESTVYERIKKLKERGIIKKFTVILDPESLGFKILAFILIKAKAGEYSHVASELKKYPEIVEIFETTGDHDMLVKIRTRGSEELNEFLDTIGEIEGVVATHTMVVLKVHKETTELPL, from the coding sequence ATGCGAACGGGTTTGGACGACATAGACAGAAAGATCCTCGCCATCCTCCAAAAGAACAGCAGAACGCCCCTGAGGGAGATCTCCAAAGAGGTTAATCTCGCCGAGTCGACCGTTTACGAGAGGATTAAAAAACTTAAGGAGCGGGGCATAATAAAGAAGTTTACCGTCATACTGGATCCCGAGTCCCTCGGCTTCAAGATTCTGGCGTTTATACTGATAAAAGCGAAAGCGGGGGAGTACTCCCACGTGGCGAGTGAGCTCAAAAAGTATCCGGAGATCGTCGAGATTTTCGAGACCACTGGGGACCACGACATGCTCGTCAAAATAAGAACCAGGGGTAGCGAGGAGCTCAACGAGTTCCTCGATACGATAGGTGAAATCGAAGGCGTGGTTGCAACCCATACTATGGTCGTCCTGAAGGTTCACAAGGAAACTACGGAGCTTCCCCTCTGA
- a CDS encoding PspC domain-containing protein produces MAEKLVRSKTERIFLGVLGGIARHLNVDPTLVRLIFVVLLVFNPVAMTLLYFLAALIIPEEGGETEEPLSDRLENLVDETGERLGEVFSGNENSKAIALLLIVLGAILLAGPFMPFLVPAVDFRTLLAVTFLVIGIILLLRGD; encoded by the coding sequence ATGGCTGAGAAGCTCGTGAGGTCAAAAACGGAGCGGATTTTTTTGGGCGTGCTCGGGGGCATAGCCCGGCATCTCAACGTTGACCCAACCCTTGTAAGGCTTATCTTTGTGGTTCTTCTGGTGTTCAACCCGGTTGCCATGACGCTGCTCTACTTCCTTGCGGCGCTCATAATACCCGAGGAGGGCGGAGAAACTGAGGAACCCCTCTCGGACAGGCTCGAAAACCTGGTAGATGAGACCGGGGAAAGGCTGGGGGAGGTCTTTTCCGGAAACGAAAACTCGAAGGCAATCGCCCTCCTGCTGATAGTACTGGGTGCAATACTGCTGGCCGGCCCCTTCATGCCGTTCCTCGTCCCTGCCGTGGACTTCAGGACGCTGCTGGCGGTGACCTTCCTCGTAATCGGCATAATCCTCCTCCTGAGGGGTGATTGA
- a CDS encoding RNA-guided endonuclease TnpB family protein — translation MPSETIKLTAKFKLKETPEGLDELFQTYREIVNLLITYAFENNVTSFYRLKKETYKGLRKEYHELPSHYLYTACQMATAIFKSFRKRRKKGKAEGKPIFKKEVIMLDDHLFKLDLENKTVKLSTPNGRIQLEFYPAKYHERFKDWEVGQAWLVRTPKGVFLNAVFSKEVEVEEPKAFVGVDLNENNVTLSLPNGKFVQIITHEREIRTGYFVKRRKIQQKIRSGRKRKELLEKYGRRERNRLNDLYHKLANKIVELAKKYGGIVLEDLTEIRESIRYSAEMNGRLHRWSFRKLQSIIEYKAKLKGVRVVFVNPAHTSSLCPICGEKLSPNGHRVLKCSKCGFEADRDVVGSWNIRLRALKMWGVSVPPESPPMKTGGGKVIRYDWFARSKSSG, via the coding sequence ATGCCCTCAGAAACGATTAAGCTAACAGCAAAATTCAAGCTGAAGGAAACTCCTGAAGGATTAGATGAGCTTTTCCAAACTTATCGTGAGATTGTGAACCTTCTCATAACTTACGCTTTTGAGAACAACGTTACCAGCTTTTACCGGCTGAAGAAGGAAACTTACAAGGGATTACGCAAAGAATACCACGAACTCCCAAGCCATTACCTTTACACGGCTTGCCAGATGGCCACTGCAATATTCAAGAGCTTTAGGAAGCGGAGAAAGAAGGGGAAAGCTGAGGGGAAGCCTATTTTTAAGAAGGAGGTCATAATGCTCGACGACCACTTATTCAAACTCGATTTAGAAAACAAAACCGTAAAACTCTCTACTCCAAACGGGAGAATTCAGCTGGAGTTTTATCCTGCCAAATACCACGAGAGGTTTAAGGATTGGGAGGTTGGGCAGGCTTGGCTTGTTAGAACGCCGAAAGGTGTTTTCCTCAACGCTGTCTTCTCAAAGGAAGTCGAGGTTGAAGAACCTAAAGCCTTTGTTGGAGTGGACTTGAACGAGAACAACGTAACCCTCTCCCTCCCAAACGGGAAATTCGTTCAAATTATCACTCATGAAAGGGAAATTAGGACGGGCTACTTTGTAAAGAGGCGGAAAATCCAGCAGAAAATTCGGAGTGGAAGAAAGAGGAAGGAACTCCTTGAAAAGTATGGGCGGAGGGAGAGGAACAGGCTTAACGACTTGTATCATAAACTTGCGAATAAAATCGTCGAGTTGGCGAAAAAATACGGTGGGATTGTCTTGGAGGATTTAACGGAAATCAGGGAGTCAATCAGGTATTCTGCTGAGATGAATGGTCGTTTGCACCGCTGGAGTTTTAGGAAGCTTCAGAGCATTATCGAATACAAGGCTAAATTGAAGGGCGTTAGGGTTGTTTTTGTGAATCCTGCTCACACTTCCTCCCTGTGCCCGATATGTGGGGAGAAATTAAGCCCGAATGGGCACAGGGTTTTGAAGTGCTCAAAGTGTGGGTTTGAAGCCGACCGTGATGTGGTCGGGAGTTGGAATATTCGCTTGAGGGCCCTGAAGATGTGGGGAGTCTCCGTTCCCCCCGAAAGCCCTCCAATGAAGACGGGAGGAGGGAAGGTTATCCGCTACGATTGGTTCGCACGTTCCAAAAGTAGCGGATAA
- the pfpI gene encoding deglycase PfpI: MKVLFLSADGFEDLELIYPLHRLKEENHEVYVASFQRGKITGKHGYSVEVQLAFEEVDPDDFDALVLPGGKAPEIVRLNEKAVEITRRMFEAGKPVASICHGPQILISAGVLRGRKGTSTVTIRDDVRNAGAEWIDKEVVVDGNWVSSRHPGDLYAWMREFVKLLK; encoded by the coding sequence ATGAAGGTGCTGTTTCTTAGTGCCGATGGTTTTGAAGACTTAGAGCTTATCTACCCCCTTCACAGGCTCAAGGAGGAAAACCACGAGGTCTACGTGGCGAGCTTCCAGAGGGGCAAGATAACCGGCAAGCACGGCTACTCCGTCGAGGTTCAGCTGGCATTTGAGGAGGTTGACCCGGACGACTTCGACGCTCTCGTCCTCCCCGGTGGAAAGGCTCCGGAAATAGTCAGGCTCAACGAGAAGGCAGTTGAGATAACCAGGAGAATGTTTGAAGCTGGGAAGCCGGTGGCGAGCATCTGCCACGGGCCGCAGATACTCATCTCAGCCGGCGTGCTGAGGGGCAGGAAGGGAACGAGCACCGTAACCATCAGGGACGACGTAAGGAACGCGGGAGCAGAGTGGATAGACAAGGAGGTCGTCGTTGACGGCAACTGGGTAAGCTCAAGGCACCCCGGCGACCTCTACGCCTGGATGAGGGAGTTCGTCAAGCTTTTGAAGTGA
- a CDS encoding IS607 family transposase: MKLYRTGEVAKKLGVSKMTVLRWIKSGKLKAHRIGKEYRVPESEILRILEGKLPDKVVIYARVSSRDQKEDLERQVEYLKNYCSSKGYQVVKILTDISSGLNENRKGLKQLFKLVESGEVTRVIITYRDRLTRFGFKYLEQYFNSHGVEIEVIFDDDEKTPEKELVEDLLAIVTSFAGKLYGMRSHKKKRLVEAVKNALRND; encoded by the coding sequence CTGAAGCTTTATCGTACTGGTGAAGTCGCCAAGAAACTTGGAGTTTCAAAGATGACGGTTCTGAGATGGATTAAATCAGGCAAGCTGAAAGCTCACAGAATTGGAAAAGAATACCGAGTTCCAGAGAGTGAAATTCTGAGAATTCTCGAAGGAAAACTTCCCGATAAAGTTGTCATTTACGCCAGAGTTTCAAGCAGAGACCAAAAAGAGGACTTGGAGAGACAGGTCGAATACCTCAAAAACTACTGTTCTTCAAAAGGATACCAAGTTGTGAAAATTCTCACTGACATTTCCTCCGGCCTGAACGAGAACAGAAAAGGCTTAAAACAACTCTTCAAATTGGTTGAGAGCGGAGAAGTTACCAGAGTCATCATAACTTACCGGGACAGGCTCACGAGATTCGGCTTCAAATACCTCGAACAATACTTCAACTCACACGGCGTGGAAATTGAAGTAATCTTCGATGACGATGAGAAGACGCCGGAAAAAGAACTCGTTGAGGACTTGCTGGCAATCGTAACTTCCTTCGCTGGAAAGCTTTATGGAATGCGTTCTCACAAGAAAAAACGCCTCGTCGAGGCGGTAAAGAATGCCCTCAGAAACGATTAA
- a CDS encoding gamma-glutamyl-gamma-aminobutyrate hydrolase family protein, producing the protein MRPLIGIIGQVDPSKNRLFLDRRHVEKVTAAGGVPAVFNINSSPEEVLEHVDGVLLIEGPDVHPHFYGEDPSGAIKYVDVDRDEFEIRLVKMAVEMGVPILGISRGMHVINVALGGTLYQDLNDIPKAIKHDWDVELIGPTQRVHGVRIKTSSTLYEILKDELDIEGTNEVYLRVNSFHHQAVKRVGEGIKPVAYAVDGLIEAIEGTEGFIIGLQWQPEYLPEMDRVFEAFVKAASEYRRGKLEMEKIEIEAELREELTKEQDESHHSSETSGNLHDTNRT; encoded by the coding sequence ATGAGGCCATTGATAGGCATAATAGGTCAGGTTGACCCATCCAAAAACAGGCTTTTTCTCGACCGCAGGCACGTTGAGAAGGTCACCGCTGCCGGGGGCGTTCCGGCGGTTTTCAACATAAACTCCTCCCCCGAGGAAGTCCTTGAGCACGTGGACGGAGTACTGCTCATCGAGGGGCCAGATGTCCATCCCCACTTCTACGGAGAGGATCCCTCGGGTGCGATAAAATACGTTGATGTTGACAGAGACGAGTTTGAGATACGGCTCGTGAAGATGGCCGTGGAGATGGGTGTTCCGATACTCGGAATCTCCCGCGGGATGCATGTGATAAACGTGGCCCTCGGGGGAACGCTCTATCAGGACCTGAACGACATCCCAAAAGCCATAAAGCACGATTGGGACGTCGAGCTGATAGGGCCTACCCAGAGGGTTCACGGCGTCAGGATAAAGACAAGCTCCACCCTCTACGAGATACTCAAGGACGAGCTGGACATAGAGGGAACCAACGAGGTTTATCTCAGGGTCAACAGCTTCCATCACCAAGCGGTTAAGAGGGTCGGTGAGGGAATAAAGCCAGTTGCCTACGCCGTGGACGGTCTGATAGAGGCCATCGAGGGAACCGAGGGCTTCATAATTGGCCTTCAGTGGCAGCCGGAGTACCTGCCCGAGATGGACAGGGTCTTCGAGGCCTTCGTCAAAGCCGCCTCCGAGTATCGCAGGGGCAAGCTTGAGATGGAGAAGATAGAGATAGAGGCCGAGCTCAGGGAGGAGCTCACAAAGGAACAAGATGAGAGCCATCACAGCTCGGAAACGAGCGGTAACCTTCACGACACGAACCGAACGTGA
- a CDS encoding family 4A encapsulin nanocompartment shell protein translates to MRGDLIRVLSTAEEKANELKLDGYEPDVVLLGKEAYEFIMAQINEEFGGDEEVFELSGLKIRVVEELDGDAVVIDSKAIGLGLGGAKRFKVVL, encoded by the coding sequence ATGCGTGGGGATTTGATCCGTGTTCTGAGCACCGCAGAGGAGAAGGCAAACGAGCTCAAGCTCGACGGATACGAGCCCGACGTGGTCCTTCTTGGAAAGGAGGCCTACGAGTTCATAATGGCGCAGATAAACGAGGAGTTCGGAGGAGATGAGGAGGTTTTCGAGCTCTCCGGGCTCAAGATACGTGTGGTCGAAGAGCTCGATGGTGACGCCGTCGTCATTGACAGCAAGGCCATCGGTCTGGGCCTGGGAGGCGCAAAGCGCTTCAAGGTCGTCCTATAA